From the Clostridia bacterium genome, the window TCGGAAACGCTCAGTTCGCTCATTTCGTGCGTTTCGTAGCCGGGATCGTCATAGATCGGGGGCATCGCGAAAAGCTCGTCCATCTTCTTTATCAGCGCGTCCTTTCCGCCGTGAAGCGCCGCGAAACCGTCGGTATCGTGCGGGACGAAGAAGGAGTTCTGCCAGCTCGTGCCCTCTGTATAACCGTAGAACCACCGGTGCTGATTGAAATCCTCGGTGAATTCGCCGTCGGTCTTTTTGCAGCGCATCAGCCCCGTGCCGGGATCGAAGATGTTTTTGTAGTTGTTCGCGCGCTCGCGGTATTCCTTTTCGATATCGTATTTGCCGAGTATGTGCGCGACCTGCGCGACGCAGAAGTCGCAGTAGGCGAAGTCGAGCGTGAGGTTGACGACGTCGTATTCCGCGCCGTGCGGCACGTAGCCGTACCGCATGTATTCGCCGATCGCGTTCCTGCCGAAGTGCCTGTCGGGCGAAACGACGGAGGCGTTTTTCAGCATACCCTCGAAGGCGGTCTCGAGCAGCTTGCCCTTGAGAATGCCTTTGACGGCGCCGTCGGCGATGACGGAGTCGATCATCGTGCTGGGCATCGCGCCGGATTCGCCCATCGCGGTCCAGCGTGGGAGCCAGCCGTGGTCGACGTAGTCGGTCACGAAGCCCTCGACTATCTCGGCGTAGTCGTCGGGAAGTATTATCGAAAGCAGCGGGAAGACGGTGCGGAAGGTGTCCCAGAAGCCGCTGTCGGTGTAGCGCTTGCCGGGTCTGACCGTAGCGTCAAACGGGCAGTAATGCACCTCGTTCCCGTCCGCGTCGATCTCGTAGCACTTGTGCGGATAGCACATAACGCGGTAGAGGCAGGAATAGAAGGTCTTCATCTCCTCCTCGGTCGCGCACTCGGCTTCGATGGAGGAGAGCTTCTTTTCCCACGCATCGTTCGCCTCGGCGCGCACGGCGTCGAAGTCGAAGGAGGTCTCGCGCTCCATATTCAGCTCCGCCTGCTCGAGACTGATGAAGGATATTCCCATGCGCAGGCGCACGTCGCGCGATTTCAGCGCGGCGAAGAGGTTGCAGCGTTCGCCTTCGCTGTGAAGCGTCTTGACGTAGTCGCCTTCGCCGTCCTTCGCGGCGGGGTCGAAGCGGTCGCAGTTTTCGGCGTCGATATCGCAGTCGAGCTCCGCGACGAAGTATTCTTTATAGCTGCGGCTTTCGTCGAAGACCTGCCAGTTCGGGCAGTCGTTCGTCCAGCCGTAGATGCGGCGCTTCTCGGGGTCGATGGTGAATGACGCTTCGCTGCGCGTGCAGAAGAATGCGAGCTTCGGCTGCTTGTCGGGGTGGTCGAAGCGGAAGCGCATAACGCAGCCGCGCTCCGTCGGCGTCAGCTCGGCGTTTATGCGCCAGCGCGCGACGTAAAGCGAGATATAGTCGGGATCGAGTGTCGCCTTGCGCTTGTCGAAGCCCGCCCAGTGATCGTATTCGGAATGGCGGCTCTGTCCCGCCTGCGGCTGGATGAGCAGCGCGGCGTGGTCGCCGATCCAGGGGCTCGGCTGGTGCGAGAGGCGGAAGCCCTCGAAGGCGTACGCGTCGGGGTCGTAGAAGAACTCGCAGCGTCTTATCAGCGAGCCGGTTTGGAGCACGTAGCCCGTCATACCGAAGGGGCGCTGCGCGAAGGGCAGCGTGTTGCCGTTTGAAAAGCGCGGCTCGTTGCGCGAGCCCATACGCGTGTTGACGTATTTCAGATAGCCGTTAGACTTCATATTTCGCCCTCCCGGAAGCGTTTCTTTATACTTGTAATTTTATCAAAAACGGTCAAGGGTTGTCAAGAAGGTATTTACATTTCACCATATTTATGGTAAAGTTATTTTGTAAAAAACTATCCCCGAAAGGACGGTATTTATGAGAGCTGTTTTAACGGTAGTGGGCAAGGACGCCGTCGGCATCCTCGCGCGCGTCGCGGGCGAATGCGCGAAGTACGGCGTGAACATCAGCGAGGTCTCGCAGACGGTGTTGCAGGAAATGTTCTGTATGATAATGCTCTGCGACATTTCCGGGCTGACGGTCGATTTCGGTGAGTTCGCCGACAAGATGAAGGCGGTCGGCGACGAGACGGGTATGGCGGTGCAGGTAATGCACAGCGACATATTCGATTCCATGCACAGGATCTGAGGAGTCATTATGCTCAACACTCACGATATACTCGAAACGATACGAATGATACGCGACGAGCACCTCGATATCCGCACCGTGACGATGGGGATATCGCTGCTCGACTGCGCGGATCCGGATATCGACAAGGCGTGCGATAAGATCCGCGCCAAGATCGTGCGCTATGCCGGAGAGCTCGTTCCCACCTGCGAGAAACTGCAGAAGGAGCTCGGCATTCCGATCATCAACAAGCGCATTTCGGTAACTCCGATAGCGATGCTCGCTGCGGCGTGCCAGAGCTCCGACCCCGTGAAGTTCGCCAAGGCGCTCGACGCGGCGGCGAAGGACTGCGGAGTCAACTTCATCGGCGGCTATTCCGCGCTTGTGCACAAGGGCTTCTCCGCCGGCGACTACGCGCTGATCGAGAGCATCCCGCGCGCGCTCGCGGAGACCGACCTCGTCTGCTCCTCCGTCAACGTCGGCTCGTCGAAATCCGGCATAAACATGGACGCCGTCGCGATGATGGGCAGGGTCGTAAAGCAGACCGCCGAGGCGACCGCCGACCGCGACTGCATCGGCTGCGCGAAGCTCGTCGTATTCTGCAACGCGCCCGAGGATAATCCCTTTATGGCGGGAGCGTTCCACGGGCCCGGCGAGCCGGACTGCGTGATAAACGTCGGCGTTTCCGGCCCCGGCGTCGTCCGCGCCGCGATAGCGGAAGCGGATCCCGGTATGGACCTCGCCGGAGTCGCGGAGCTGATAAAGCGCACCGCGTTCAAGATAACCCGCATGGGCCAGCTGGTCGCGAAGCGCGTTTCGGACGAGCTCTGCGTGCCGTTCGGCATAGTCGACCTTTCGCTCGCGCCGACTCCCGCGGTGGGCGACTCGGTCGCGCGCATTCTTGAAGAGATGGGCCTGGAGGCGTGCGGCGCCTGCGGCACGACCGCCGCGCTCGCGCTGCTCAACGACGCGGTCAAAAAGGGAGGCGTTATGGCGTCATCTCACGTCGGCGGGCTTTCCGGCGCGTTCATTCCCGTCACGGAGGACGAGGGCATGGTCGCCGCCGTCAAGGCGGGCGCGCTCTCTATCGAGAAACTCGAGGCGATGACCGCCGTCTGCTCCGTCGGCCTCGATATGATAAACGTTCCCGGCGATACGCCGCCGGAGGTCATCTCCGCGATAATCGCGGACGAAGCCGCCATCGGCATGGTCAATACGAAGACGACCGCCGTCCGCGTGATCCCCGCGATAGGGAAGAAGGC encodes:
- a CDS encoding GH92 family glycosyl hydrolase; amino-acid sequence: MKSNGYLKYVNTRMGSRNEPRFSNGNTLPFAQRPFGMTGYVLQTGSLIRRCEFFYDPDAYAFEGFRLSHQPSPWIGDHAALLIQPQAGQSRHSEYDHWAGFDKRKATLDPDYISLYVARWRINAELTPTERGCVMRFRFDHPDKQPKLAFFCTRSEASFTIDPEKRRIYGWTNDCPNWQVFDESRSYKEYFVAELDCDIDAENCDRFDPAAKDGEGDYVKTLHSEGERCNLFAALKSRDVRLRMGISFISLEQAELNMERETSFDFDAVRAEANDAWEKKLSSIEAECATEEEMKTFYSCLYRVMCYPHKCYEIDADGNEVHYCPFDATVRPGKRYTDSGFWDTFRTVFPLLSIILPDDYAEIVEGFVTDYVDHGWLPRWTAMGESGAMPSTMIDSVIADGAVKGILKGKLLETAFEGMLKNASVVSPDRHFGRNAIGEYMRYGYVPHGAEYDVVNLTLDFAYCDFCVAQVAHILGKYDIEKEYRERANNYKNIFDPGTGLMRCKKTDGEFTEDFNQHRWFYGYTEGTSWQNSFFVPHDTDGFAALHGGKDALIKKMDELFAMPPIYDDPGYETHEMSELSVSDLGQCAISNQPSHHIPFIFAACGAPEKTAYWVGKICDEYFDSGVEGYPGDEDNGSMSSWYIFGMMGFYPYCPGKPEYVRFGSKLKSLKINGKPYDDKAHGPTVSHFDL
- a CDS encoding ACT domain-containing protein, whose product is MRAVLTVVGKDAVGILARVAGECAKYGVNISEVSQTVLQEMFCMIMLCDISGLTVDFGEFADKMKAVGDETGMAVQVMHSDIFDSMHRI
- a CDS encoding PFL family protein → MLNTHDILETIRMIRDEHLDIRTVTMGISLLDCADPDIDKACDKIRAKIVRYAGELVPTCEKLQKELGIPIINKRISVTPIAMLAAACQSSDPVKFAKALDAAAKDCGVNFIGGYSALVHKGFSAGDYALIESIPRALAETDLVCSSVNVGSSKSGINMDAVAMMGRVVKQTAEATADRDCIGCAKLVVFCNAPEDNPFMAGAFHGPGEPDCVINVGVSGPGVVRAAIAEADPGMDLAGVAELIKRTAFKITRMGQLVAKRVSDELCVPFGIVDLSLAPTPAVGDSVARILEEMGLEACGACGTTAALALLNDAVKKGGVMASSHVGGLSGAFIPVTEDEGMVAAVKAGALSIEKLEAMTAVCSVGLDMINVPGDTPPEVISAIIADEAAIGMVNTKTTAVRVIPAIGKKAGEELSFGGLLGGGPIMKVNGYSPRAFIARGGRIPAPLHSLKN